One window from the genome of Synergistetes bacterium HGW-Synergistetes-1 encodes:
- a CDS encoding two-component system response regulator: MKAKILIADDSAYMRSILKDLLLRNGYDVIGEAENGKEVLGLYRKLKPDVVAMDIMMPEMSGIQALKEIKENYPEARVVMSAAMGQQHLVVEAIRAGAADFFIKPVQAERVVEAIDKALQHR, encoded by the coding sequence TTGAAGGCAAAAATCCTCATCGCCGATGATTCGGCCTATATGCGTTCGATACTAAAAGACCTGCTCCTTCGGAACGGTTATGATGTCATCGGCGAGGCAGAGAACGGTAAAGAGGTTCTTGGTCTATACCGGAAACTCAAGCCTGATGTCGTAGCGATGGATATCATGATGCCTGAGATGAGTGGTATACAAGCTCTCAAGGAAATCAAAGAAAATTATCCGGAGGCCAGGGTGGTCATGTCCGCGGCGATGGGTCAGCAGCATTTAGTTGTTGAAGCCATAAGAGCAGGTGCGGCCGACTTTTTTATAAAGCCTGTCCAGGCAGAGAGAGTTGTCGAAGCGATAGACAAAGCGCTGCAGCACAGGTAG
- a CDS encoding methylenetetrahydrofolate--tRNA-(uracil(54)-C(5))-methyltransferase (FADH(2)-oxidizing) TrmFO, which translates to MQIQRCKKITITGGGLSGSEAAWQLAQRGFHVRLYEMRPEKKTPAHETAFLGELVCSNSFGGEKPTTPAGILKSELSLLGSLIMDCAQKSRVPAGNALAVDRDVFSRLIDSAISSHPNIEVIREEMTELPEGPSIIATGPLTSDAFAESLKKLVGEDLLYFYDAVAPIVTLESVDPEHSFRGNRYGESGDYINCPMDEDVYHAFWEALVAAETAPKHSFENEEMRHFEGCLPVEVIAKRGEKTLLFGPLRPVGFTDEKNGRIYTAVVQLRQDNEDGTLYNMVGFQTNLKWGEQERIFRMIPALRNAEFIRKGVMHRNLFVCAPTVLDGYLRPVGKMDTFLAGQMTGVEGYLESTAMGLASALFMTAQLREVSMPDFPFETAIGSLLNYLRTAVPKTFQPMNVNLGIFPKLEGKKIKRRTERCEAYHERAIGAMRDFIKSHAELFNSDK; encoded by the coding sequence ATGCAGATACAGAGATGTAAAAAGATAACAATAACAGGAGGAGGACTCTCCGGTTCAGAGGCAGCATGGCAGCTTGCGCAGCGAGGATTTCATGTCAGGCTTTATGAAATGAGGCCTGAAAAAAAGACTCCAGCACATGAAACGGCTTTTCTTGGTGAGCTGGTATGCAGCAACTCTTTTGGAGGGGAAAAACCGACCACCCCTGCAGGTATACTTAAATCAGAACTAAGCCTCTTAGGCAGTCTCATAATGGATTGTGCCCAGAAAAGCAGAGTTCCTGCAGGGAACGCGCTTGCTGTTGACAGAGATGTCTTTTCACGCCTTATCGATTCAGCGATCTCGTCTCATCCAAACATAGAGGTCATAAGAGAAGAGATGACCGAACTTCCGGAAGGCCCTTCCATTATTGCGACAGGACCGCTGACAAGCGATGCATTCGCGGAAAGCCTTAAAAAACTGGTTGGCGAAGACCTCCTCTATTTTTACGATGCTGTCGCCCCGATAGTGACGCTTGAAAGCGTAGATCCCGAACATTCATTCAGAGGAAACAGATATGGCGAGAGCGGAGACTATATAAACTGCCCAATGGACGAGGATGTATACCATGCTTTCTGGGAGGCATTGGTGGCCGCCGAGACTGCTCCAAAACACAGTTTCGAAAACGAAGAGATGAGACACTTCGAAGGCTGTCTGCCTGTGGAAGTGATCGCAAAGAGGGGAGAAAAGACCCTTCTTTTCGGTCCGCTCAGGCCTGTAGGTTTCACTGATGAAAAAAACGGGAGGATATACACTGCTGTTGTGCAGCTGAGGCAGGACAACGAAGATGGAACTCTTTACAACATGGTCGGCTTCCAGACCAACCTGAAGTGGGGCGAACAGGAGAGAATCTTTCGAATGATACCCGCGCTCAGGAATGCTGAATTTATCCGTAAAGGAGTAATGCACAGGAACCTGTTTGTATGTGCGCCTACTGTTCTTGACGGATACCTCAGGCCGGTCGGCAAAATGGATACATTCCTGGCCGGGCAGATGACCGGTGTCGAGGGATATCTTGAAAGCACAGCAATGGGGCTGGCCTCTGCACTATTCATGACTGCACAGCTCAGAGAGGTTTCAATGCCGGATTTCCCGTTTGAGACTGCAATAGGATCACTTCTGAATTACCTTAGGACTGCCGTTCCAAAAACTTTCCAGCCAATGAATGTAAATCTTGGAATATTCCCAAAACTTGAGGGAAAGAAGATCAAAAGACGCACTGAACGCTGCGAGGCTTATCATGAAAGGGCGATAGGCGCGATGCGCGACTTTATCAAATCGCACGCAGAGTTATTTAACAGCGATAAGTAG
- a CDS encoding GTP-sensing pleiotropic transcriptional regulator CodY yields MDTPKELIEARPKIMNPAAMQDLLEKTRIVSRALQSRKDRGTPDYPKLARLMSDLSAANVYVINEDGKILGYAWISEYDCPIMADQLLDGAMPAAYVEKVNSFHESILNHTDHGLCAYADQPCTYSNKHVLLVPINGSGERLGTLILARFGCQFDTRDLVLAEYLGTVVGLEILNDRGKSIEERGRERLVVQMAMRALSYSEVESVRHIIEDLGGSEGVVVASKVADRVGVTRSVIVNALRKLGSAGIIESRSLGMKGTYIKVLSPLFLEELGIAVSR; encoded by the coding sequence ATGGACACACCGAAAGAACTTATTGAAGCAAGACCCAAAATCATGAATCCTGCCGCAATGCAGGATCTTCTTGAGAAAACGCGGATAGTCAGCCGTGCTCTCCAGTCGCGCAAGGATCGAGGAACTCCCGACTATCCCAAACTTGCAAGACTTATGTCAGACCTCTCAGCAGCTAACGTCTACGTTATCAACGAAGACGGAAAGATACTGGGCTACGCCTGGATAAGCGAATATGACTGCCCAATAATGGCAGACCAGCTTCTGGACGGTGCAATGCCGGCCGCTTACGTTGAAAAGGTAAACTCGTTCCACGAGTCAATACTGAATCACACGGACCACGGCCTCTGCGCCTATGCAGATCAGCCATGCACATACTCAAACAAGCATGTGCTTCTTGTCCCGATCAATGGTTCCGGGGAAAGGCTGGGAACACTTATACTTGCCCGTTTTGGCTGTCAGTTCGACACAAGGGACCTTGTCCTTGCCGAGTACCTTGGTACAGTGGTAGGACTGGAAATACTTAACGACAGAGGAAAATCGATAGAAGAACGCGGACGTGAGCGTCTTGTGGTCCAGATGGCCATGAGAGCCCTATCATACTCTGAAGTTGAATCAGTCAGACACATAATCGAAGATCTGGGCGGGTCAGAGGGTGTTGTTGTAGCAAGCAAAGTTGCAGACAGAGTCGGTGTAACGAGAAGCGTTATAGTAAACGCATTGAGAAAACTCGGAAGCGCTGGTATCATAGAGAGCAGGAGCCTTGGGATGAAAGGAACATACATCAAGGTCCTCAGCCCGCTGTTTTTAGAGGAGCTTGGCATAGCAGTCTCTCGTTAA
- a CDS encoding recombinase has translation MIVLKSHSSASNNKEGVLETPGLSLVIKRKITFVRHGITEWNKMFRYQGITDVPLSPEGEEQAKKAALRLSCESVDRVISSPLERSMKTAVIIAETIGIKSVEAWDELREVDFGAWEGLTVPQIKEKYGEDLFEKWKASQIDVTATNGEDADLVYKRAEGCAAKILALKDEHVVVVGHGALFRALLLPLIKIPRGNVFWKMKMDNCSLSGIGVDRKNRAFIVFFNDTIHLRTKIDCIKDIPLPW, from the coding sequence ATGATAGTGTTAAAAAGTCATAGCTCAGCTTCAAACAACAAGGAGGGTGTCCTTGAAACACCGGGACTTTCTTTGGTCATCAAAAGAAAAATAACGTTTGTAAGACATGGAATCACAGAGTGGAACAAGATGTTCCGTTATCAGGGCATAACAGACGTACCTCTTTCACCTGAGGGAGAAGAACAGGCAAAAAAGGCTGCGCTGCGTCTTTCATGCGAATCTGTTGACAGGGTCATATCGAGTCCGCTCGAACGTTCGATGAAGACGGCTGTCATCATTGCAGAAACTATAGGAATCAAGAGCGTGGAAGCGTGGGATGAACTTAGAGAGGTCGACTTTGGTGCGTGGGAGGGGCTTACAGTACCCCAGATAAAGGAAAAATACGGAGAAGATCTCTTCGAGAAGTGGAAAGCTTCACAAATCGACGTTACTGCAACAAACGGAGAAGATGCGGATCTGGTGTATAAAAGGGCTGAAGGCTGTGCTGCGAAGATATTGGCACTAAAAGATGAACATGTCGTAGTAGTTGGACATGGAGCACTTTTCAGAGCTCTTTTGCTCCCTCTGATAAAGATACCGAGAGGGAATGTGTTCTGGAAGATGAAAATGGACAACTGTTCTCTTTCAGGTATCGGTGTAGACAGGAAAAATAGAGCTTTCATAGTTTTTTTCAACGACACAATCCACCTGAGGACAAAGATCGATTGCATCAAAGATATTCCTCTGCCGTGGTAG
- a CDS encoding integrase, producing MAENISENVDQFLAFMESRGRSKNTVINYRVDLEQFREYLLRQDISDVSGIDSQSVRVYLSNIIGFGIAKSSAARKLSAVRGFISWLSSREILEYGVAAGLKGPKLPSSLPRALSYEETEKLLVEGPENGKHYQRDRLILELLYGSGLRVSELIDLNWENIETDQRMIRVLGKGSKERLVPFGPSVKELLEDWSLLSKEGTKGPLFISEKGAERLTVRTVHRLVQRAALRVGIYGVSPHTLRHCFATHLLERGAPLRVVQELLGHESIAATQRYLSITAEQMKRSYMEHHPRAHE from the coding sequence ATGGCAGAAAACATATCAGAAAATGTCGATCAGTTTTTAGCATTTATGGAATCCAGAGGCCGCTCAAAAAACACTGTTATTAACTACAGGGTCGATTTAGAGCAGTTCAGGGAGTATTTGCTGAGACAGGACATCTCAGATGTTTCTGGGATAGATTCTCAGTCAGTCCGAGTCTACCTCTCAAATATCATAGGTTTCGGCATAGCAAAATCGTCCGCTGCAAGAAAGCTTTCCGCTGTAAGAGGCTTCATAAGCTGGCTTTCTTCGAGGGAAATACTTGAGTATGGTGTTGCAGCAGGACTTAAGGGACCCAAGTTGCCGTCGTCCCTTCCAAGAGCTCTGTCATATGAGGAGACAGAAAAGCTTCTTGTAGAAGGGCCTGAAAATGGTAAACACTATCAGAGGGACAGGCTGATACTTGAGCTGCTTTATGGTTCAGGTCTCCGTGTATCTGAATTGATAGACCTTAATTGGGAAAACATAGAGACAGATCAAAGGATGATCAGAGTGTTAGGCAAAGGTTCAAAGGAACGGCTTGTACCATTTGGTCCGAGCGTCAAAGAACTCCTTGAGGACTGGAGCCTCCTTTCAAAAGAAGGAACCAAAGGACCTCTGTTCATATCAGAAAAGGGAGCAGAAAGGCTTACAGTCAGAACAGTGCACAGACTGGTACAAAGAGCTGCTTTGCGGGTAGGGATCTACGGAGTATCACCGCATACATTGAGGCATTGTTTTGCGACACATCTGCTTGAACGCGGAGCTCCGCTGAGGGTCGTCCAGGAACTCCTAGGCCACGAAAGCATAGCCGCGACTCAAAGATACCTCTCTATTACAGCGGAACAGATGAAGAGAAGTTATATGGAGCACCACCCGAGAGCACACGAGTAA
- a CDS encoding DUF501 domain-containing protein yields MKKLPTSVNQKKSAALKEKPEPEPDKPAKNSVGEMIKKDSFKEPAADHPPAFWTPLSGGDIAILRKRNSRRRFDLSIIYAVAARCSYEFPQVLVCRPHRRGGTPFPTMFWLTCPFLDRKCGELESLQKIGELEGLFMTRHTEVSIWHERYALLRKSISAKETDIPTGVGGINWRDVPHAVKCLHLQVATWLGWRYHPAEDWLKEQLEVTECACGICGKTDDNK; encoded by the coding sequence ATGAAAAAATTGCCGACCTCAGTAAATCAAAAGAAGTCCGCAGCACTAAAAGAAAAACCGGAACCGGAACCGGACAAACCGGCAAAAAATAGTGTCGGGGAAATGATAAAAAAAGATTCCTTTAAGGAGCCGGCGGCAGATCATCCGCCGGCTTTTTGGACACCTTTGAGTGGCGGTGATATTGCCATTCTAAGAAAAAGGAACAGCCGTCGGCGTTTCGATCTCTCGATTATCTATGCTGTGGCGGCAAGATGTTCTTATGAATTTCCACAGGTACTGGTATGCAGGCCTCACCGAAGGGGAGGAACTCCTTTCCCAACAATGTTCTGGCTGACATGTCCGTTTTTAGACCGTAAATGCGGTGAACTGGAATCGCTCCAGAAGATAGGCGAACTGGAAGGACTGTTCATGACCAGACATACAGAAGTTTCCATATGGCATGAAAGATACGCTCTTTTGAGGAAGAGCATATCTGCTAAAGAGACAGATATCCCTACCGGGGTCGGAGGAATAAATTGGCGGGATGTCCCTCATGCTGTAAAATGTCTTCATCTTCAGGTTGCTACATGGCTTGGCTGGAGGTATCACCCTGCAGAGGACTGGCTCAAAGAACAGTTGGAAGTTACAGAATGTGCCTGCGGGATTTGCGGAAAAACAGATGATAATAAATAA
- a CDS encoding RNA-binding protein yields the protein MVDKVPAASGVSVGDVLNGTVEHVAAYGAFIRLESGQKAMVHISELSHNYVKKVEDVLEVGQKITAKVIKIDEKGRIDLSIKALQIKEPPARPVYREDDFEKKLTTFLKFSDEKIADLSKSKEVRSTKRKTGTGTGQTGKK from the coding sequence ATGGTAGATAAGGTACCCGCAGCATCAGGAGTAAGCGTGGGGGATGTGCTTAACGGAACTGTAGAGCACGTTGCCGCCTACGGCGCGTTTATCAGGCTCGAATCGGGACAGAAGGCGATGGTCCACATATCAGAACTGTCTCACAACTATGTAAAAAAGGTTGAGGACGTTCTGGAAGTCGGACAGAAAATAACCGCAAAGGTTATTAAGATCGATGAAAAGGGCAGGATAGACCTTTCTATAAAGGCGCTTCAAATCAAAGAGCCTCCCGCCAGACCGGTCTACCGTGAAGATGACTTTGAGAAGAAACTTACTACATTTCTCAAATTCAGCGATGAAAAAATTGCCGACCTCAGTAAATCAAAAGAAGTCCGCAGCACTAAAAGAAAAACCGGAACCGGAACCGGACAAACCGGCAAAAAATAG
- a CDS encoding flagellar biosynthesis protein FliA has protein sequence MPLKSDPEKVTTGNDENRPEAEKKLWLRCSNGDEEAREELILAYRPMVYWLAKKLKVPYGTYPDLIQEGMVSLIKAVDRFDVERNNCFSTYAYYKIKGGMINFIQRVEAKAPIPVDDETVFIHEAPLTGSLSEHADKSEWTLDLEQALNSLSQREADIVKALVIEGRMAKEVAEEANLDISHIYRIRRKAMAKLRKWLNADEATSAM, from the coding sequence ATGCCTTTGAAAAGCGATCCCGAGAAAGTTACGACAGGGAATGACGAGAATAGACCAGAAGCAGAAAAAAAACTGTGGTTAAGGTGTTCCAACGGAGATGAGGAAGCACGGGAGGAACTTATCCTTGCATACAGGCCTATGGTCTATTGGCTTGCGAAAAAACTTAAAGTTCCATACGGTACTTATCCCGACCTGATTCAGGAAGGTATGGTCTCTCTTATCAAAGCTGTCGACCGTTTTGACGTAGAAAGAAACAACTGTTTTTCTACGTATGCCTATTACAAGATAAAGGGCGGGATGATAAATTTCATTCAGCGTGTAGAAGCAAAGGCTCCGATCCCGGTCGATGATGAGACGGTTTTTATCCATGAAGCTCCACTGACCGGATCTCTGTCTGAACATGCAGACAAGTCCGAATGGACTCTTGATCTTGAGCAGGCCCTGAACAGCTTGTCCCAGAGAGAGGCAGATATCGTAAAGGCTCTTGTGATCGAAGGCAGAATGGCCAAAGAGGTTGCTGAAGAGGCAAATCTTGACATAAGCCACATTTACCGGATCCGCAGGAAAGCTATGGCCAAATTACGTAAGTGGCTAAATGCAGATGAAGCCACTTCCGCCATGTAA